The proteins below come from a single Tachysurus fulvidraco isolate hzauxx_2018 chromosome 13, HZAU_PFXX_2.0, whole genome shotgun sequence genomic window:
- the LOC125146236 gene encoding macrophage mannose receptor 1-like: MKSLFFIFLLVVGCGLAVGLTREYVFISNYYNWHEAVSYCKHNYRDLATITSAEENERVFQSKGGYCCTWIGLTMLYSGTWTWSDGDPAIFRNWIYGPYFSKQRDELCAFIYYTGTWSNQVCWNYYPFVCYRFLILVKEKKTWEEALEVCRTNYTGLATVTSEMSLRQLNLESVGTETESVWTGLRFMNGQWFWVNGEPLGSLVSMPSCPAQSYRCGALNTTTNTLQNLNCNEKLNFVCYWK, encoded by the exons ATGAAATCACTCTTCTTTATTTTCCTGCTGGTGGTTGGTTGTGGTTTGGCTGTGGGTCTGACAAGAGaatatgttttcatttcaaattaCTATAATTGGCATGAAGCTGTGTCATATTGCAAACATAACTACAGAGATCTGGCCACCATCACCTCTGCAGAGGAAAATGAGCGAGTTTTTCAATCAAAAGGCGGTTATTGTTGCACTTGGATCGGGCTGACCATGTTATACTCAGGCACCTGGACATGGTCTGATGGAGATCCCGCTATTTTTCGGAACTGGATTTACGGACCTTATTTTTCTAAACAGCGTGATGAATTGTGTGCTTTCATATATTATACTGGAACCTGGAGTAATCAAGTTTGTTGGAACTATTATCCTTTTGTTTGCTATCGGTTCCTGATCCTGGTGAAGGAGAAGAAGACCTGGGAAGAGGCTCTGGAGGTCTGCAGGACAAATTACACTGGTCTGGCCACTGTGACTTCTGAGATGAGCCTGAGGCAGCTGAATCTAGAGTCAGTGGGGACGGAGACAGAGAGCGTGTGGACCGGTCTGCGCTTCATGAATGGACAATGGTTCTGGGTGAACGGGGAGCCGCTGGGGAGCCTGGTCTCAATGCCTTCATGTCCAGCTCAGTCTTACCGCTGTGGAGCTCTCAACACCACAACAAACACCTTGCAGAACCTGAACTGTAATGAGAAGCTGAACTTCGTCTGCTACTGGAA GTGA